Genomic segment of Fundidesulfovibrio magnetotacticus:
CCAATGGCTGGCGTTCACGCGGCGGCTTACCGCGTCCAACAGCCGGGAGAGCCTCTACCGTGCGGTCCTGCTCGGCTTCTGCGACACCTTCGGCATGGGAGGGGGAATCCTCTGGCTTCGCGAGGCGGACACGGGCGAATTCTCCCCCGAGGGGCTGCTGGAGCTCGACGCTCCATCCTGGCGTCTCGCCTCGGGAGATGGCGTGTGCGCCACGCTGGACGCCCGGAAAAAGCCCCTGGATCTGCGCCTCGACGGCCCCGGCAACGCCGACCCCCTGGCGGCGGGACTCTCCGAACTCAAGGCGGCCTTCGCCGTCCCCGTGTTCCTGGGCGATTCCCTGGACGGCGTGATCATGCTCTGCCGACAGATCAACAAGGGCGAGTCCTGGGACAGGGAGGACTTCGACCTCATGGAGGCCCTGGCCAACCAGGCCCAGGCCTCCATCCACAACTTGCGCCTGGCCGACCAGCTCGCCAAGGCCAGGGACATGGAGGTGATGGGCAAGGTCTCCACGTTCATCGCCCACGACCTGAAGAATCTCGTCTACACCCTTTCTTTGATCCTGGAAAACGCCAAGCGCTACATCGGCAACGAGGAATTCCAGAAGGACATGCTGGGCAGCCTGGACAACACCGTGAGCCGCATGCACCGCCTCATCGCGCAGATCAAGCAGCTCCCCACCCGCGAGACCATGCGCTTCGCCCGCGTGGACCTGGCCGAACTGGCGCGCGATTCGATCAAACAGCTGCCCCTGGGCAACGTGCGCTTCGCGGGGGAGAGCACTCCGGCCACCGTGGACCCGACACAGATGCGCAAGGTCATCGCCAACCTCGTGATCAACGCCGTCGAAGCGAGCCCCGAAGCCTCTGAAGTTCTCATCGAGACGGGGTGCAACGGCGGTCCGTATCTCGCCGTTACGGACAACGGCGTGGGCATGAGCGAGGAGTTCATCCGCAACGAGCTTTACGAACCCTTCAAAACCAGCAAGCCCAAGGGAATGGGGATCGGTTTGTACCAGAGCAAGCACATCGTGGAGGCCCATGGCGGCCGCATCGACGTTCTGAGCGCACCAGGACAGGGCGCCCGATTCACCGTGCGTTTTCCCGACGTCACGTCCATGCCCCAGGCGGACGCGGCATGAAACAGAAACTGCTCATCGTCGACGACAACGAGGACATCCGCCAGCAGCTCAAGTGGGGACTCTCCTCGGAGCCATACGAACTCAGCTTCGCCAAGAACGCCGAGGAAGCCCTTGCCGCGTTCCAGGCACACTCCCCCCAAGTGGTGACCCTGGACCTGGGCCTGCCTCCCAACACGGAAGACTCCACCCAGGGGTTCCATTGCCTGGAGAGCATGCGGGCCAGGAACAACGCCGCCCGGATCATCGTGATCACAGGCTTCGATTCCAGGGACTACGCCCGCCGGGCGGTGGAGATGGGCGCGCACGATTTCTTCCTCAAGCCCATCAACCTCGACGAGCTCAAGGTCATGGTGCGCAGAGCCTTCCAGCTTCACGAGTTGCGCCAGGACAACGCTGACCAGTCGGCCCAGGCCAGCGACGCGGGGCAGGAGGGCATCATCGGACGGTCGCCCGCCATCAGAGACCTTCTGGCGCAAATCCGCCGCGTGGCTCAGTCCGACGTGCCCGTGCTCATCCAGGGGGAATCCGGCACCGGAAAGGAACTGGCGGCCAGGGCCCTGCACGCCCTTTCCTCGCGCGCGCGGGGCCCCATGGTCTCGATCAACTGCGGGGCGCTGCCGGAGAACCTCATCGAATCGGAATTTTTCGGCCACGAGCGGGGCGCTTTCACGGGCGCGGTGGCCACGGTCCAGGGCAAGGTGGAGTTCGCCCACCGGGGCGTCCTGTTCCTGGACGAGATCGGCGAACTCCCCGTGAACCTCCAGGTGAAGCTCCTGCGCTTCCTCCAGGAGCAAGTCTTCCAGCGTGTGGGCGGACGCAAGAGCATCCAGGTGGATGTGCGCGTCCTCGCCGCCACCAACGTGGACATCCAGACGGCCATGAAGTCCGGGGCTTTCCGGGAGGACCTCTTCTACCGCATCGGGGTGGTCACGCTGAAGCTCCCCCCCCTGAGGCAGCGCGGGGACGACGTGGTGCTGCTGGCGGAGCATTTCCTGGCGAAGCATTCGAGAGAACTGGCGAAACAGTTGCGCGGCTTCACCGGGGAGGCCCTGGAGCGGCTCAAGGCGCACTCCTGGCCGGGAAACGTCCGCGAGCTGGAAAACCGCGTGCGCCGGGCCATGGTGATGGCCCCGGGCGCCTTCATCACCGCGGAGGATCTGGAACTTCAATCACTGGAGGCGCCGCGTACGACGGAACCGGGCACCCCGGGCGGCACGACCCTGAAAGAAGCCCGGAGCATCCTGGAGAAGCGCCTCGTGGAGGATGCGCTCAAGCGCAGCGGCGGGAACATCCTGAAGGCCTCTGAGGCCCTGGGGATCAGCAGGCCGACGATGTATGACCTGCTGAGGAAGCACAGCATCGAGACATGACGCTTACGACAACGAGAGGATGAGATACGAAACGTACGCGCGTCAAATGCGACGCCTGATCGTCAGAACGCCACGACAAGCATTACGCGCAGCACCTTCAACACAACTCGCAACGTACCTTACGGCATACGAAAAAACAACAGACACACAAAACGACACCAGGAACGCCTGAACATATCCAAAATGCAGCACCTTACAAAACAACAGCAAGACACCTCCGTGAACAAGGAAAAACTCATAGGACACGCCCTGTGCCTCATTGAAAACAACGCCAAAGCCACGGAACAAGTTAAACACAGGCCCACTTACGCTAACCATGACACCAACAACATCAAACTTCCTGAAAGCAACACTCACAAGCATCCCGACATTATAAGAAACAAAAAGATACGCAGGCACATTCAGGGACAAAAAGATGAACAACGAGACAACAGCAAAAACGGCCCTCGTCAAAACACTTGCAAATTTTACAACTACATACGTGTAAACATAAAAAACAACGATCACCGAAACAAACCATGTAACAACATACAACCTGTGGCTCAGGAAAAAGTTCCCCCCCAACAACAAGACAACACTCTCAAACAGGCCGACATCCTTATAACTAAAGACATGATTAAACAAGAGAACAGCAGGCGTCACAATCCAATACGGTATGAATATACGCTTCAGCCGCCTAACAAGCCATTCATTCGCACCAACATTGGCCGCCACGGCATAATAGCCCGACACAAACATGAATACGATAAACGCATAATCGACAAGCCCGAAATTACTCAAACCATAAAGACTATTACAGTGGAAAACAAAAATATAGATTGTCGCCAGAACCCTGAACAACGCACTACATGTCGACACCAATTCGCCGACGGCTATCTTATACATTGTACAGTATCATTGTCGTTAAAAGTGTCATATGGACTTTCGCTACCCCCCACAGCCCTCATTGTCAAGCGCCGCAGCGACCATACCGGCCATGACAAATAGCAACTTATTGCACATGCTCCAAAGAACTGGCTCCATCATGCTTGACGGCAACAAAACAAGCATGCCTACCGGCGACACCCATCAAGCAGATGCCGACAAAGGTGGTGAGCCATGACCCCAAAAAATCACACTGGATACGCACCGGACCACCGCTCCAACAGTCGCGCAAGCCGAGAAACCAACTTCCAGCATGAACGCATGGCCGACCTGATAGTTCGAAGCATCAACGGCGTACCCGTGCCCCGGAAAGAAGGATGGACCAAGGGCGGATGGGTCATCTTTCTGATATCCTTCTTTCTCCTTGGACGGGTACAGGAGTCCATTCAATTTCTTTGGCCATTGCGACTCACCCTGTTGTCCTGTCTACTGGCGGCATCCCTTATCATCACAAACGGTGGCTTCAAACAAATTCGGCTAGGAAAACTGTTCCACTCCAAGACATTCAAATACTACTTCTTCATCATCATCATATCAGGCATCGGCATACCATTCAGCATATACAACAGCAATTCCCTTGCTTATTTCATCGAAATATTCCTGCAAATCAACGCCATCTACATTCTCGGACTCAACTCGACTGTCGACTCATTCGCTGACCTGAACCCTGTCGTTTCAGCTGTCATTACATCAATGGCCTGCCTATCACTAATAATTATCTTCATGCCTCGCTACATAGACGGACGCGCAACAGCTATATACACGTACGACCCCAACGACTTCTCGCTACTCATGACAATCATTGCAGCATTCCTATACCCAGGAAGGCATCACTTCACATCTCTGCAACGCTTAATGACGTATACGAGCGTCATAATGGCATTTGTCTCAGTTTATCTTTCTCAATCTCGCGGAGGATTTGCTGCGCTATTCGCCGCGATAATGGCAGAATCGTTGTTTCACGGCAAGAAATCCTTTGTGACACGCCTACTTGTATTTTTCGTGCTTGCAGTCTTTGTCGTTTTTCCAAACGCAGACAATCTTGGCAGACTCGGCACAATTACGGACGTTCAAAATGACTACAACACTAATAGCAGCAGTGGAAGAATTGCGATCTGGGAGCGCGGCCTAAACATGATCATCGAACATCCTGTGCTGGGCGTCGGCCTCAAAACATTCCGCTATGCGGAAGGAGCCTCCCACGAAGGAGGCAAGTGGAGCGAGGCCCACAACAGCTTCATCGAGATCGGCGCTGAATTGGGCGTGCCGGGACTTCTCGCCTTCCTTGGCATGCTGCTCTCCGCGTTCCGGCTGGCTAGGCCCGTTTCCCCAGAGGACTGGATCGGAAGGGGCATCCGATTATCCCTGGTCGCCTTTGTGGTGGGCGGGATGTTTTTGTCCTGGGCATACCACTTCGTCCTTTACTTCTTCCTTGGCATTGCCATGATGCGCGAACGTTTACTCTTCGAGGGCGTCCCCATCACTTGGCGCACCACCCCCCCCCTAAAGTCCGAGAAACGAACGCCCCAGGAGCGGCCATGACTGCAAACCAAGGGGAGTTCAAGGCGCATGTGGTCCACCTAAGCTTCTCTGGAGATTTCGGAGGGCGCGAAAAGGCTGCCTCCTGGCTGTGCCGAGCCATGCGCCAGGAGGGCGTGTTCAGCATGCTGTACATTGTGGTGGAGACACGCAACGGATCCAAGCGCAATTCGAACCTGTTTAACGCCTTGGGGGACACTGTTAGTTTGTGCCGTTTTTTTCAAACACATAAGCGCTTTTCATTTTCCCTCGTTAGCCAGCTATATGAAGCCTTGCTTGAATATGATGCGTCCATTTTGCATTGTCATTGCTACAAATCGCTGTTCTATGCCTTGTTATTGAAGTTTACAGGTCGCTTCTCCGGACCGGTTGTATACACCCTCCACGGCATCGAACTCCCTTTCGGCTTCGGAGCGACGCTCATCAAGGCTTTCCAGCGCATCGGGCTCCACTTTGC
This window contains:
- a CDS encoding acyltransferase family protein — translated: MYKIAVGELVSTCSALFRVLATIYIFVFHCNSLYGLSNFGLVDYAFIVFMFVSGYYAVAANVGANEWLVRRLKRIFIPYWIVTPAVLLFNHVFSYKDVGLFESVVLLLGGNFFLSHRLYVVTWFVSVIVVFYVYTYVVVKFASVLTRAVFAVVSLFIFLSLNVPAYLFVSYNVGMLVSVAFRKFDVVGVMVSVSGPVFNLFRGFGVVFNEAQGVSYEFFLVHGGVLLLFCKVLHFGYVQAFLVSFCVSVVFSYAVRYVASCVEGAARNACRGVLTIRRRI
- the prsR gene encoding PEP-CTERM-box response regulator transcription factor — its product is MKQKLLIVDDNEDIRQQLKWGLSSEPYELSFAKNAEEALAAFQAHSPQVVTLDLGLPPNTEDSTQGFHCLESMRARNNAARIIVITGFDSRDYARRAVEMGAHDFFLKPINLDELKVMVRRAFQLHELRQDNADQSAQASDAGQEGIIGRSPAIRDLLAQIRRVAQSDVPVLIQGESGTGKELAARALHALSSRARGPMVSINCGALPENLIESEFFGHERGAFTGAVATVQGKVEFAHRGVLFLDEIGELPVNLQVKLLRFLQEQVFQRVGGRKSIQVDVRVLAATNVDIQTAMKSGAFREDLFYRIGVVTLKLPPLRQRGDDVVLLAEHFLAKHSRELAKQLRGFTGEALERLKAHSWPGNVRELENRVRRAMVMAPGAFITAEDLELQSLEAPRTTEPGTPGGTTLKEARSILEKRLVEDALKRSGGNILKASEALGISRPTMYDLLRKHSIET
- the prsK gene encoding XrtA/PEP-CTERM system histidine kinase PrsK, whose product is MIQTTILVLSVLASAALALRMFFLRGNAPGLRTGVAALLLCAALEALDSMLLAQASASLRLAQASMTLGGLAALAWLIFCLDFSRSEQHCARNTPLKRWALLAMLLYGALLLLPPDAVFDMDQAWDRHRSHLSWLGFSFEAGTLSVLIVGMFQLESTLAGAVHGKRWQIKYFIVGVISILASQAFIISLGLLYRSLDYSLIPARQLGLLSGVGLIWHSLRRKGQDVSISMTCRQAQRSIVLFAAGVYLLGLGCIGLAMQFLGGGIDRIFLLAIGGASGVCLIVVLISESFRRKALQIFREYFPADKYDYRAQWLAFTRRLTASNSRESLYRAVLLGFCDTFGMGGGILWLREADTGEFSPEGLLELDAPSWRLASGDGVCATLDARKKPLDLRLDGPGNADPLAAGLSELKAAFAVPVFLGDSLDGVIMLCRQINKGESWDREDFDLMEALANQAQASIHNLRLADQLAKARDMEVMGKVSTFIAHDLKNLVYTLSLILENAKRYIGNEEFQKDMLGSLDNTVSRMHRLIAQIKQLPTRETMRFARVDLAELARDSIKQLPLGNVRFAGESTPATVDPTQMRKVIANLVINAVEASPEASEVLIETGCNGGPYLAVTDNGVGMSEEFIRNELYEPFKTSKPKGMGIGLYQSKHIVEAHGGRIDVLSAPGQGARFTVRFPDVTSMPQADAA
- a CDS encoding O-antigen ligase family protein; translated protein: MADLIVRSINGVPVPRKEGWTKGGWVIFLISFFLLGRVQESIQFLWPLRLTLLSCLLAASLIITNGGFKQIRLGKLFHSKTFKYYFFIIIISGIGIPFSIYNSNSLAYFIEIFLQINAIYILGLNSTVDSFADLNPVVSAVITSMACLSLIIIFMPRYIDGRATAIYTYDPNDFSLLMTIIAAFLYPGRHHFTSLQRLMTYTSVIMAFVSVYLSQSRGGFAALFAAIMAESLFHGKKSFVTRLLVFFVLAVFVVFPNADNLGRLGTITDVQNDYNTNSSSGRIAIWERGLNMIIEHPVLGVGLKTFRYAEGASHEGGKWSEAHNSFIEIGAELGVPGLLAFLGMLLSAFRLARPVSPEDWIGRGIRLSLVAFVVGGMFLSWAYHFVLYFFLGIAMMRERLLFEGVPITWRTTPPLKSEKRTPQERP